A single genomic interval of Nonomuraea rubra harbors:
- a CDS encoding FAD-dependent monooxygenase — MIIVGAGPTGLMLAAELRLAGVRPLVLERQPQPRDTPKAGGLGGQILQLLRYRGLLERFEAACTGPVPAPRFPFGGVHLDFTQLPDPPMHALPLPQQLLERLLGERAGELGVDLRRGHEVTGVSQDDDAVTVDVRGPDGPYRTSTRYLVGCDGARSRIRDWAGIPFPGTTYPEVNRLAQVTLPDTVTVLGNGDLDVPGFGAIRAGFTRTDHGLLGVGSSPGARSVSLYTIEDETTEYDDDVPMTLAELQDSVHRVLGAHLPLAGSTRLSRFTFKARQAERYREGRILIAGDAAHLFPATGVALNAGMLDAVNLAWKLAADLRGTAPAGLLDTYHAERHMAGARTLLHTRAQVALRRGHDAAAEALREVFTELLADEQPLRRMGALVAGTDIRYPMPGTRLHPLAGTFAPDLTLHTDRGITSVAELMHPARPVLLDLAGRPELRQTASDWRPLVDVHTAKTDDRPADALLIRPDGHVAWAAALDEPADSATPPLREALSAWFGTP, encoded by the coding sequence GTGATCATTGTGGGGGCCGGCCCGACCGGTCTCATGCTGGCCGCCGAACTGCGCCTGGCCGGGGTGCGGCCGCTCGTCCTGGAACGGCAGCCGCAACCCCGGGACACCCCCAAGGCCGGCGGCCTGGGCGGGCAGATCCTGCAGCTGCTGCGCTACCGGGGCCTGCTGGAACGTTTCGAAGCGGCCTGCACCGGCCCTGTGCCGGCTCCCCGGTTCCCGTTCGGCGGCGTGCACCTGGACTTCACCCAGCTGCCGGACCCTCCGATGCACGCCCTGCCGCTGCCGCAGCAACTGCTCGAGCGGCTGCTCGGCGAACGCGCGGGCGAGCTCGGCGTCGACCTGCGCCGCGGACACGAGGTGACCGGGGTGAGCCAGGACGACGACGCGGTGACCGTGGACGTGCGAGGCCCGGACGGCCCGTACCGGACGAGCACCCGGTACCTCGTGGGGTGCGACGGCGCGCGCAGCCGCATCCGTGACTGGGCCGGCATTCCGTTCCCCGGCACGACCTATCCGGAGGTCAACCGGCTGGCCCAGGTCACCTTGCCCGACACGGTCACCGTTCTGGGCAACGGCGATCTGGACGTGCCCGGCTTCGGCGCGATCCGCGCCGGCTTCACCCGCACGGATCACGGCCTACTCGGCGTCGGCTCCTCCCCCGGCGCCCGGTCCGTCTCCCTCTACACCATCGAGGACGAGACCACCGAGTACGACGACGACGTCCCGATGACCCTGGCCGAACTGCAGGACAGCGTCCACCGCGTGCTCGGCGCGCACCTTCCCCTGGCCGGATCGACGCGGCTGTCCCGGTTCACCTTCAAGGCCCGCCAGGCCGAACGCTACCGCGAAGGGCGGATCCTGATCGCCGGCGACGCGGCGCACCTGTTCCCCGCCACCGGCGTGGCGCTCAACGCCGGCATGCTGGACGCGGTCAACCTGGCCTGGAAGCTGGCCGCCGACCTCCGGGGCACGGCCCCGGCCGGCCTGCTCGACACCTACCACGCCGAACGCCATATGGCCGGCGCCCGCACCCTGCTGCACACCCGCGCCCAGGTGGCCCTGCGGCGCGGGCACGACGCGGCCGCCGAAGCGCTCCGGGAGGTCTTCACCGAACTGCTCGCCGACGAGCAGCCGCTGCGCCGCATGGGAGCCCTCGTCGCCGGCACCGACATCCGCTACCCGATGCCCGGCACCCGCCTCCACCCGCTGGCCGGCACCTTCGCCCCCGACCTCACCCTGCACACCGACCGGGGCATCACCAGCGTCGCCGAGCTCATGCACCCCGCCCGGCCCGTCCTGCTCGACCTGGCCGGCCGTCCAGAGCTCCGCCAGACCGCCTCGGACTGGCGGCCTCTCGTCGACGTCCACACCGCCAAGACCGACGATCGGCCGGCCGACGCGCTGCTGATCCGCCCGGACGGCCACGTCGCCTGGGCCGCCGCCCTCGACGAACCCGCGGACAGCGCCACGCCCCCGCTGCGCGAGGCACTCTCCGCATGGTTCGGAACGCCGTGA
- a CDS encoding VOC family protein — MTSRFTELAVDCHDPERLAAFWCEVLDFKVIDRNERTVEIGSWEPTVEEVLARQMPPTLLFVQVPEGKTVKNRLHLDVSPIDGSTDDEVTRLLGLGATRRDVGQGPDRRWVVMADPEGNEFCVLRTLAPPA; from the coding sequence ATGACAAGTAGATTCACCGAGCTGGCCGTCGACTGCCACGATCCGGAGAGACTCGCGGCCTTCTGGTGCGAGGTCCTGGACTTCAAGGTGATCGACCGGAACGAGCGCACGGTCGAGATCGGCTCCTGGGAGCCGACCGTCGAGGAGGTCCTGGCCCGGCAGATGCCGCCCACCCTGCTGTTCGTCCAGGTGCCCGAGGGCAAGACCGTGAAGAACCGGCTGCACCTCGACGTCAGCCCGATCGACGGCAGCACCGACGACGAGGTGACCAGGCTGCTCGGCCTCGGCGCCACCAGGAGGGACGTGGGCCAAGGGCCGGACCGGCGCTGGGTGGTCATGGCCGACCCCGAGGGCAACGAGTTCTGCGTCCTGCGCACCCTGGCACCGCCCGCCTAG
- a CDS encoding phosphotransferase produces the protein MPLDELPDWLPAWCLDHLGGEPADVLFRSQQVSMVFGLRLADGRNVVVKARADDGRAASCVAAQARLAERGFPCARPLTPVAGVGALAVHAEEFRPGGEVLHGDSPDMAVRCAELFARLMAELAGVIVAPPLPNPPWVRWDETGAGTWPAIDFLDALDQSVVSGHIVEAAERARARLLAGGLPCVLGHADFEAQNLRWQGRQVRTVHDWDSLAWQPEAALVGAASGSFASAGPPTLAPIESSEAFLAAYQDFRGRLFTPAELEVAWAAGVWMAAYNAREMALCAGPPAGGDALRAQAAERLRRANA, from the coding sequence GTGCCGCTGGACGAGTTACCGGACTGGTTGCCGGCTTGGTGTCTTGACCATCTGGGCGGCGAGCCCGCCGACGTGCTGTTCCGGTCCCAACAGGTCTCGATGGTGTTCGGGCTGCGGTTGGCCGATGGCAGGAACGTGGTGGTCAAGGCGCGTGCCGACGACGGCCGGGCGGCGTCGTGTGTTGCTGCGCAGGCCCGGCTGGCCGAGCGCGGGTTTCCGTGTGCCCGGCCGCTGACGCCGGTGGCCGGTGTCGGTGCGCTGGCCGTGCACGCTGAGGAATTCCGGCCAGGCGGCGAGGTGCTGCACGGGGACTCGCCGGACATGGCCGTGCGTTGCGCGGAGCTGTTCGCTCGGCTGATGGCCGAACTCGCCGGCGTGATCGTCGCGCCGCCGTTGCCGAATCCGCCCTGGGTGCGCTGGGACGAGACCGGTGCCGGGACGTGGCCGGCGATCGACTTCCTCGATGCCCTGGACCAGAGCGTCGTGTCCGGGCACATTGTCGAGGCGGCCGAGCGGGCCCGGGCGCGGCTGCTGGCCGGCGGTCTGCCGTGCGTGCTCGGCCATGCCGATTTCGAGGCGCAGAACCTGCGGTGGCAGGGGCGGCAGGTGCGGACGGTCCACGACTGGGACAGTCTGGCGTGGCAGCCGGAGGCGGCGCTGGTGGGAGCGGCGAGCGGGTCGTTCGCCAGTGCCGGGCCGCCGACGCTGGCGCCGATCGAAAGCTCCGAAGCGTTCCTGGCGGCTTATCAGGACTTTCGGGGGCGCTTGTTCACGCCCGCGGAGCTGGAGGTCGCGTGGGCGGCCGGCGTGTGGATGGCTGCGTACAATGCCCGGGAAATGGCACTGTGTGCTGGCCCTCCGGCGGGCGGCGATGCGCTGCGGGCACAGGCAGCCGAACGCCTGCGCCGGGCGAATGCCTAG